A stretch of Bombus huntii isolate Logan2020A chromosome 7, iyBomHunt1.1, whole genome shotgun sequence DNA encodes these proteins:
- the LOC126867343 gene encoding venom protease isoform X3: MVALGFHNYRQPWKDPEWKCGGSLISARHVLTAAHCAIHSSLYVVRIADLNLKRDDDGAHPIQMGFESKLIHPDYNHPKHHDDIAILKLERDVSFSEYIRPICLPLEESLRNNNFMGYNPFVAGWGRLRYRGPLSDILMEVQVPVVSNAVCKKAYSDASDTVICAGYTKGGKDSCQGDSGGPLIMPRQFTYYQIGIVSHGHECALPKFPGVYTRVTAYLDTFILPALK, from the exons ATGGTTGCATTAGGTTTTCATAATTATAGACAACCATGGAAGGATCCGgaatggaagtgcggaggttccttgatatcggctaggcatgttttgacagcagcacattgtgcaatACACAGTAGTTTGTACGTGGTTCGTATCGCGGATTTAAATCTAAAACGAGATGACGACGGAGCGCATCCTATTCAAATGGGATTCGAGTCTAAACTAATTCATCCTGATTATAATCACCCGAAACACCATGATGATATAGCTATTCTTAAATTGGAGAGAGATGTATCATTTTCGG AGTACATACGTCCCATTTGTCTCCCCCTAGAAGAGTCCCTTCGAAATAACAACTTCATGGGCTATAACCCCTTCGTTGCTGGATGGGGAAGATTAAGATATA GAGGGCCACTAAGTGATatattaatggaagtacaagtGCCAGTGGTTAGCAACGCCGTATGCAAAAAGGCTTATAGCGACGCCTCTGATACAGTAATATGCGCCGGATACACTAAGGGTGGAAAGGATTCTTGTCaa GGTGACAGCGGCGGACCACTGATAATGCCACGGCAATTCACCTACTATCAGATAGGTATTGTGTCGCATGGTCATGAGTGCGCTTTACCTAAATTTCCtggcgtttacactagggtcacggCCTACCTGGATACCTTTATTCTCCCAGCattgaaataa
- the LOC126867343 gene encoding venom protease isoform X1: MVALGFHNYRQPWKDPEWKCGGSLISARHVLTAAHCAIHSSLYVVRIADLNLKRDDDGAHPIQMGFESKLIHPDYNHPKHHDDIAILKLERDVSFSEYIRPICLPLEESLRNNNFMGYNPFVAGWGRLRYRGPRSDVLMEVQVPVVKNSECKKAYPPSWITDSVLCAGYPKGGKDSCTGDSGGPLIMPRQFTYYQIGIVSHGHECALPKFPGVYTRVTAYLDTFILPALK; encoded by the exons ATGGTTGCATTAGGTTTTCATAATTATAGACAACCATGGAAGGATCCGgaatggaagtgcggaggttccttgatatcggctaggcatgttttgacagcagcacattgtgcaatACACAGTAGTTTGTACGTGGTTCGTATCGCGGATTTAAATCTAAAACGAGATGACGACGGAGCGCATCCTATTCAAATGGGATTCGAGTCTAAACTAATTCATCCTGATTATAATCACCCGAAACACCATGATGATATAGCTATTCTTAAATTGGAGAGAGATGTATCATTTTCGG AGTACATACGTCCCATTTGTCTCCCCCTAGAAGAGTCCCTTCGAAATAACAACTTCATGGGCTATAACCCCTTCGTTGCTGGATGGGGAAGATTAAGATATA gaggACCACGAAGTGATgtattaatggaagtacaagtGCCAGTGGTTAAGAACTCCGAATGCAAGAAAGCTTATCCTCCATCTTGGATCACCGACAGTGTATTATGCGCCGGATACCCTAAGGGAGGaaaggattcttgtacg GGTGACAGCGGCGGACCACTGATAATGCCACGGCAATTCACCTACTATCAGATAGGTATTGTGTCGCATGGTCATGAGTGCGCTTTACCTAAATTTCCtggcgtttacactagggtcacggCCTACCTGGATACCTTTATTCTCCCAGCattgaaataa
- the LOC126867343 gene encoding venom protease isoform X4, translating to MVALGFHNYRQPWKDPEWKCGGSLISARHVLTAAHCAIHSSLYVVRIADLNLKRDDDGAHPIQMGFESKLIHPDYNHPKHHDDIAILKLERDVSFSGGPLSDILMEVQVPVVSNAVCKKAYSDASDTVICAGYTKGGKDSCQGDSGGPLMIPQNFTYYEIGVVSYGHECALPRYPGVYTRITSYLDSFILPALK from the exons ATGGTTGCATTAGGTTTTCATAATTATAGACAACCATGGAAGGATCCGgaatggaagtgcggaggttccttgatatcggctaggcatgttttgacagcagcacattgtgcaatACACAGTAGTTTGTACGTGGTTCGTATCGCGGATTTAAATCTAAAACGAGATGACGACGGAGCGCATCCTATTCAAATGGGATTCGAGTCTAAACTAATTCATCCTGATTATAATCACCCGAAACACCATGATGATATAGCTATTCTTAAATTGGAGAGAGATGTATCATTTTCGG GAGGGCCACTAAGTGATatattaatggaagtacaagtGCCAGTGGTTAGCAACGCCGTATGCAAAAAGGCTTATAGCGACGCCTCTGATACAGTAATATGCGCCGGATACACTAAGGGTGGAAAGGATTCTTGTCaa GGTGACAGCGGAGGACCACTGATGATACCACAAAACTTCACCTATTATGAAATAGGTGTTGTGTCTTATGGTCATGAATGCGCTTTACCTAGATATCCTGGCGTTTACACTAGGATCACGTCCTACCTCGACAGCTTTATTCTCCCAGcgttgaaataa
- the LOC126867343 gene encoding venom protease isoform X2 yields the protein MVALGFHNYRQPWKDPEWKCGGSLISARHVLTAAHCAIHSSLYVVRIADLNLKRDDDGAHPIQMGFESKLIHPDYNHPKHHDDIAILKLERDVSFSEYIRPICLPLEESLRNNNFMGYNPFVAGWGRLRYRGPLSDILMEVQVPVVSNAVCKKAYSDASDTVICAGYTKGGKDSCQGDSGGPLMIPQNFTYYEIGVVSYGHECALPRYPGVYTRITSYLDSFILPALK from the exons ATGGTTGCATTAGGTTTTCATAATTATAGACAACCATGGAAGGATCCGgaatggaagtgcggaggttccttgatatcggctaggcatgttttgacagcagcacattgtgcaatACACAGTAGTTTGTACGTGGTTCGTATCGCGGATTTAAATCTAAAACGAGATGACGACGGAGCGCATCCTATTCAAATGGGATTCGAGTCTAAACTAATTCATCCTGATTATAATCACCCGAAACACCATGATGATATAGCTATTCTTAAATTGGAGAGAGATGTATCATTTTCGG AGTACATACGTCCCATTTGTCTCCCCCTAGAAGAGTCCCTTCGAAATAACAACTTCATGGGCTATAACCCCTTCGTTGCTGGATGGGGAAGATTAAGATATA GAGGGCCACTAAGTGATatattaatggaagtacaagtGCCAGTGGTTAGCAACGCCGTATGCAAAAAGGCTTATAGCGACGCCTCTGATACAGTAATATGCGCCGGATACACTAAGGGTGGAAAGGATTCTTGTCaa GGTGACAGCGGAGGACCACTGATGATACCACAAAACTTCACCTATTATGAAATAGGTGTTGTGTCTTATGGTCATGAATGCGCTTTACCTAGATATCCTGGCGTTTACACTAGGATCACGTCCTACCTCGACAGCTTTATTCTCCCAGcgttgaaataa